The following is a genomic window from Garra rufa chromosome 4, GarRuf1.0, whole genome shotgun sequence.
TTTTTCtgatttaaatgaaaatataaagttATAGATTAGTTATTGATAAGTTATTGATTGTTAATACACAGCTCACCTATAGCCAGATGTAGTCTATGGCCAAAACATTGAAGCCTTGTCCAGTTGTTTAGGGAGGTTGCTTTCACAATGTTTGCTCCACTGTCTGTGGTGATGCACACCATTTTTTGCTCCTCCAAACTCCAGGAGTTGAGACTCTCCTTTAGTCCTTGAGCCAATTCCTCGCCAGTGTGATCAGCAGGGAAGAACACCGTCTGTAGGCAGCGGCTTTTCAATTTGAAGTCCCTTGTTATGAAATGCACTGTCAAGCTTAAATAAGGCTCCATGGTTCGACTTGACCATAGGTCTGTTGTTGCCGCAAAGTAATGAATATTCTGCAGTTCTTCCTCGACTGTCGTACGACACCGGGTGTATAGATCTGGCAGTGCAACGGATGAAAAATAATTGCGAGAGGGCAAACAGTAGCGCTTGTCTAAAGTCTTCATCATAGCCTTAAATCCCTCATTTTGAACAGTGTTGATTGGAGCCATGTCTTTAGCTAAATGATAAGCGATGGCGTTTGTTATCTCTTTGTGCCGCTGTGAACTTGACGGGTATGGCGATGCTCCGTACAACGTCTGAGTTATGGAAGTTTGTGTTGTCTGGCGACTGGTGCTTTGAGTTGTGGCTCCCTTGTCTTTCATGGCTAACTCGTACTGTATTTTGTGGTGACGTTTGAGGTGGTTGTACAGATTAGTGGTATTACCTTGCGGTGCTGCGACGATGCCAAAACACTGCTTACAAATGATCACTGTTTGCGCATCGTCTTCGGGTTTAAACCCGAAGAAGTTCCACACAGTGGAATGTGCTCCTTTTTTCTGTACTAATTTTGTCACATTCTCACTTTCGCCGTCGCCACCAGAATTTTCCACACTTTGGCTCATTTTTCTCCCTCTTACCGCTAACTTACAAATCCACCGAGTAAACTGACGTTTAGGTCTGACACCTTGTGACACGTCATGTGAGTGACAGCGTAACCTAGCCAATGAAATGAGGGTAAAGAGAGAACCGCTCGATATTTATTACTGATTGGTGAACACTTGAATGCAGCATGATCTGTTCTGTATACAGGGAAATACACGGAAAAGAATCGccttcatttagaaatgagatcgCATTTATGTGTGAATCGAGATCGTGattttttttcgattaatcgtgcagccctacatctaattgaacaatttattttcatcaacaaattatcatagaacagctttatgagttttatgatccattctcaaagactttaagtcattatttgggaaacacacatattctgaatgccttcagcagaattcaaattagccattttaatctagattaattccaagatttaatctagattaatctagattaaaaaaattaatctatgcccacccctagtttatttgaaagttatttttttaaagtctaataaatattaaaattgatagcgctcaattatactgtaatgttgaatgcctATAGTCAACGGTAAAacattaaagcaatagttcacccaaaaatgaaaatttgatgtttatctgcttcccctcagggcatccaagatgtaggtgactttgtttcttcagcagaacacaaatgacgATTTTtgacgaaaaccggtgcagtcggtCAGCCtcataatggcagtggatgggcaccagacctttgaaagtaagaaaaaaacatgcacagacaattccaaattacaccctgcggctcgtgacgatacattgatgtcctaagacacgaaacgatcggcttttgtgagaaactgaacaatatttatatccttttttacctttgatgcacagccacgtccatctgtcgtGACCACGAGATTGTCATCCGGcttgttacatgtgaacgcgctctggtgtagaatacgcaaaaaGGGGAAATCAGCGATAAAAAACAATTCCGGATCAGTTcatgcaagcaaacgtaatcttttacctttaaatcggtttgaacaatcagcatatagaaagtaattaccattttgaatagccgcgatacccaaaatctctgtgcactgtgtaaacaatgagtgataaATACACGCGACAGatggcttccggcgtttgcgtattctacaccagagcgcTATACgagtaacgagccggatgatgaactcgtgctcatgacagatggacgtggctgtgcatcaaaggtaaaaaaaaattatataaatactgttaagtttctcacaaaaaccgattgtttcgtgtcttaggacatcaatgtatcaacacgagccgcagggtgtaatgtggatttgtctgtgcatgttttttgttactttcaaaggtttggtgccatccactgccattaaatcactaacagactgcaccggtttgagttaaaaatctttgtttgtgttctgctgaggaaacaaagtcacctacatcttggataccctgaggggaagcagataaacatcaaattttcatttctgggtgaactatccctttaaggagaaTTTTTTATAGAGACATTAGTATTGCTAACAGTGAAAGAAgccattaaacaaatatttaaaatatatttaaataagatgattcataataaaaaaataaatcatacaaacatACCTTCTTCTTGAGAGCACCCATCCATGTCCAGGTCAACAGTCTCTAAAAAAAGTAATAGAATATGAATGAGTCAGAAAGCTGAAACTGTGGTCAACTTTGCAAAAGTAgtcaaaaataatacataaatagcaAAACAGACGGTCTTAAATGGTCCAGTTATAGTCAATTATAACTATAAAACCTGCTCTCCCCATCAGTATGTTAAAGGAGAAGCACACTTCCAGAACAATAgacaaatacatataaatataattacaaatGCTTGTACTCTTATTCAATTCGAttatactaaacttgattttgcTACTCAATTCAAATTCTATACACTTCTCTAAAAGAGAATGATTTACAGATGGACAATCCTATCCTTTAaggaaattttaaataaaaaaggcttAATACCAGTCACATCAAGCTGAATTTCATCCAGATTCTTCCCTTTGAACTCTCCTAGCCGTCCCTTTTCCAAAGCTAAAAGAACTTTGCTAATTTTAGCAAGCTGGAGGGTTCCTTCTGGAAGACGGTAGTGCTTTCTGTGGACCTCAATGTTGTGGCCAAGGAAATCTGCCAACTGGTCGAGTTCTGTTGTTTTCAGGTTGAGAACGGTCGACAGAGTAGCAATGTGTTTCCTTAGTTTTGTCGAAGTTAGCGCTTTTGGATGTTTGATGTCATCACATTCGTTCACAAACTGCCTAATGCAATCAGAACCCCTCAAATAATGGACAGAGTGCGGCAATGCAAACAAGTAGCAGTTTTCTTTCAGCACTCCACATTCTTCTCGCTTCTCAGTCAAAGCATCAAGGGATTCCCTCATGACTGGAGTAAGGAGAACAGGGACTTTCCTTCCTCGCTTTCCTACTATGGCAATCCGGACAAAATGTTTGCAAAGCTTCTGCTCGAGCGCTGTAAGGGCCAGGTTAACATCTTGGTGAGTTTCTGATGTGTCCTTTGACAGGTACACAGACAAGGGCATTCGGGATACCTCTCCTGCTCTACGGCGGTTGAAGAGAATAACTTGTGCCAAGGTCACTTTAGCAAGGTCCTTCCAGTTTAAGGGAGAAGGATTTTCTCGCAGGGCATCAAGTTGTGTCTGCTGTTTCTCAGACAAATGGGAATGAAGTTTTTGGACATCTTGTGTGAACGGTAGAATTTGAGGAGAATTCCACTTGGTCTGATTAAGCTGAGTTAATGCTTGGCTCGCAATGTCAAATTTCCAACTCTCTTGATATAGCAGTGCAAATTCTTCAGCGTCTTTGGCTGTCTGTTGATCTTTCGTCTTTAATCCTTCAGATTTGATAAACATGGCCAATGCATGTAAGCCATGCCCAACTTTGCGAGCAAGCGATGGACGTTGATATTTTCCAGTTTTGTCACTGAATCCAGCGAGGCATCTTGCAGCCCTAACAACATGACTGTATTTTTCAGGTTTTATGAGTTCTTTGATGGACTTCACGTGTGTCATCTTTTTAGCTTCCAGTACCAGCCTGGCAAGCTCTCTCAGTTTTTGTCGAATATATTGGTGTTGGCTAATTACATTTTCATTCTTGTTGAACAGTCTGAATCCATATTCAAGAATGCAGCGGTCTTCCTTAATTGCAACGGCGACCTCATCCTGATTCATTTCATTTAAGAACTTCCAGTATGTGTCGCTAAGTCCAGTTGGAGCAGGTTCAGCAAACGCACACAGCGCTTGAACTCTTGTTTTACCTCGCTTGGAAGACTTGCCCTGAGGCTTGAAATTGCAGACTTGAAAATGTCGCCACATGACTCTTTTTCTGAAGAGCCCAAAGCAGTAAACACAGTGCATAAATTCTTgtccttcagttttttttttgggttGCTTCCACGGGATGAGTTTGCCTTGCCGGCTCTCCAAAACTTCAACATTATGTTCAAAGTTCCCCTTGTTTCGTATATAATCTAATTGCAGCCTCCTTTCTTTTGAGTTCTTTGGCAAACTCAATGCCTTCGCAACCTCGACCACATCACTGTGTCTACGCGACAAGTGCCTTGACATTTTTTGAACTACTTGGCCACAATACAAGCAATGATGTTTCTTGTTATATCTTCTAGAACCATCCTCCTTTTTCAAAACTGGATTAACATAGACGGATGGCTCTTCTTCAAGCGGAACTGAAATGCTCATCTCTTTGTTACTATATGTTCGCGCTGTTGTTTTCTCTCTGCTTCTTTCATCTCTGCTATTGGAAAATCTGCAATCTTGCACTGAGTCTTGACTTGTTTCAAATCTTCTCTGACCTGAAGACTCACACCTGCTCTGACTGGATGACTCACTTCTGCTCTGACTTGAAGACTGAAATTGGCTCTGACTTGACTTGCTTCTGCTCTGTGTAATAGCtgacttttgtttatttttcagtgATAACTCCAAGCTGCAGTCACTGCTATCCCCTGTGCTTTCTTCCCTGGGATCTGGGATATACTCATCCTCGCTATCGCCACACGAGTCATCTGATTCTACAAGATGCCTttgaatctttaaaaaataaataaagttaacagGATTAGTCTCtccaaaatgaaggaaaaaaaagaCTCACCTACAACACAAATGACTACGGTTCATCAGAGCACAAATGAATAGTTTTGGATGTGAAGAGACAGAATGGAAATGGACAGCATTTAAGTCATTTAGGCAAGATAATAAAAGTCcatattagaaatattttaacaatgatGTGTTATTTTAACATGAGTGATCTGATGAGCTtgatacagtgaggaaaaacaatatttaatcCTCTGCATGTTTGCCCActaacaaagaaatgatcagtggtATAATGTTAACGGTAGGctaatttgaacagtgagagacaaaacaaaattcagaaaaaaaactcatAAAAATTAGGACTCCACTTTTTGAAATTCATTTTTCttatgttattctgtctctcactgttaaaatcaaCCAATACATTTATAGACCAACCATTTATTTGCCAGTGGGTGAACATACAAAGTCAGCAGGGAATAtaattgatttaaatatttttttcaaataacttttttctttatGTAATGAAAGTTTATAACGGACAAACACACAAGCGTTAAAACTGTTGGTTGCCATCAATTTCCATTCATCATGTCTCTTAACATCTAAGTTTATTTTCTTAGTTGTATTTACGAGCAATGAAATTTATGCATATATGAAAGTTATTTGAGAGTTCTTTTAATACATTAGTACGATAAACTGACTAAAACTGTCAACTGCATGACATTCATTCTTTAAGGAAGCTAGGTAAAAATTTATTACaagtaaattaaataagaaataaacTAGTAATTAAAAATTAGACCAAGGGACTAAAAACATTGAGAACACCAACCATTAAGTGacaaagcatgaaaaaaaaaaatcacttacaggACGGAGAAAGCTTCTCTTTGGTCTTTCTAGAGCCATTTCCATCTTGGGAGTGGCAATCTCATCTGTGCTGTCATCACTTGGAACAGAAAAATCTGGTACCTTGTCCATCTGCCAAAAGGGAGTTAGGTCATGCTAGGATTGTTCACATTCTATCAAAAtcatttacaacaaaaatattttGGTAGAAATTAACTGTCAAATAGTTGGTACCAGAGCTTAAGAGGCATACCAAAATGCTTTTTGTCATCCTCAGCTTTGAAACAACTTCGCTGTCTGATTGCGAACTGGAATCCTCATCAGTTTCATCTACTATACTTTCACTCGAGTCAAACAGAGGCTCAGAATAATCAGGAACCGCATCCATCTGCCAAAAAGAGTGATTTTAATATATGGTTATACATTTTTGCTCACACTATTAAAATCAGCCACAGGCAAATGATGTTTGAGCCATTTACATAAACTTTACACAAGAATTTTAAGTACTGCATCGGAGGAATACCTGAATGTTTCCATTCCTTGTCTTCTGTTGAACAACACCAGAGGGTGGAGAGGTAGGGTTGTCTTTATCCTCATCAGTCTCATCACTTTCTGAATAATTTACTAGGCCA
Proteins encoded in this region:
- the LOC141333047 gene encoding uncharacterized protein, whose amino-acid sequence is MSKRRKRIRPADEARTYILSSCDKPEFVERYIDRNKGRGVFANQPVEPGAFVLEYKGELVAAEEFQARHYTELQSTFLFDFEWQQRHWCIDASKEDGSLGRLCNDNHKSPNCSMKKIIVNNRPHLCLFAMKRIEIGSEIEYNYGDAQWPWRNKGPKKQSSALQTDSSPTDHPSDDDPKMDDEITQGPKKQSSALQTDSSPTDHPSDDDPKMDDEITQVFTGGFGLVNYSESDETDEDKDNPTSPPSGVVQQKTRNGNIQMDAVPDYSEPLFDSSESIVDETDEDSSSQSDSEVVSKLRMTKSILMDKVPDFSVPSDDSTDEIATPKMEMALERPKRSFLRPIQRHLVESDDSCGDSEDEYIPDPREESTGDSSDCSLELSLKNKQKSAITQSRSKSSQSQFQSSSQSRSESSSQSRCESSGQRRFETSQDSVQDCRFSNSRDERSREKTTARTYSNKEMSISVPLEEEPSVYVNPVLKKEDGSRRYNKKHHCLYCGQVVQKMSRHLSRRHSDVVEVAKALSLPKNSKERRLQLDYIRNKGNFEHNVEVLESRQGKLIPWKQPKKKTEGQEFMHCVYCFGLFRKRVMWRHFQVCNFKPQGKSSKRGKTRVQALCAFAEPAPTGLSDTYWKFLNEMNQDEVAVAIKEDRCILEYGFRLFNKNENVISQHQYIRQKLRELARLVLEAKKMTHVKSIKELIKPEKYSHVVRAARCLAGFSDKTGKYQRPSLARKVGHGLHALAMFIKSEGLKTKDQQTAKDAEEFALLYQESWKFDIASQALTQLNQTKWNSPQILPFTQDVQKLHSHLSEKQQTQLDALRENPSPLNWKDLAKVTLAQVILFNRRRAGEVSRMPLSVYLSKDTSETHQDVNLALTALEQKLCKHFVRIAIVGKRGRKVPVLLTPVMRESLDALTEKREECGVLKENCYLFALPHSVHYLRGSDCIRQFVNECDDIKHPKALTSTKLRKHIATLSTVLNLKTTELDQLADFLGHNIEVHRKHYRLPEGTLQLAKISKVLLALEKGRLGEFKGKNLDEIQLDVTETVDLDMDGCSQEEDEFIPEAEDSVTSIQEPTSTVYLQPQTKSAKKRGKQTAVKRSWTSDECAAVERHLRKFIVRNQVPGKMDCQHCVDAEAEVLVNRDWKAVKYFIKNRISSIRKKVH